One window from the genome of Dyadobacter sp. CECT 9275 encodes:
- a CDS encoding GNAT family N-acetyltransferase: MIEFRVATIDDLNLLLHWDEQPHTVASDPNDDWGWETELLRSPEWREQLIAELDSRPIGFVQIIDPLLEDSHYWGDVAPGLRAIDIWIGEASDLGKGHGTEMMHQAIARCFASPEVAAIIIDPLASNVRARKFYEKLGFSFVENRTFDEDFCAVYQLDRNDWEKKRN; this comes from the coding sequence ATGATCGAATTCCGAGTAGCTACCATTGATGATCTGAACTTGTTGCTGCATTGGGATGAGCAGCCTCACACGGTTGCCTCAGATCCAAACGATGATTGGGGATGGGAAACCGAATTGTTAAGGTCACCAGAATGGCGTGAGCAACTGATCGCCGAACTCGACAGTCGCCCGATCGGTTTTGTGCAAATCATTGATCCTTTATTAGAAGATAGCCACTATTGGGGCGATGTAGCCCCTGGCCTTCGCGCGATAGACATTTGGATTGGTGAGGCTAGTGACCTCGGTAAAGGTCATGGTACTGAAATGATGCACCAGGCCATTGCCCGTTGTTTCGCATCGCCCGAAGTGGCGGCAATTATTATCGATCCTCTTGCTTCCAATGTGAGAGCCAGAAAGTTTTATGAAAAGCTGGGCTTTTCTTTTGTTGAAAACCGCACTTTCGATGAGGACTTTTGCGCGGTCTACCAACTCGACCGCAATGATTGGGAGAAGAAGCGGAATTGA
- a CDS encoding DEAD/DEAH box helicase, with translation MFELLSEPIRKYIRDKRWEYLRPIQAAAIKKILSSDEHVILASRTASGKTEAAFLPILSKVDFRQPGVKVIYISPLIALINDQFQRIEDLCSYLDVKVTKWHGEASRSLKEQLIKNPSGVLLITPESLEAMLVNSPQNARKLFGSVSYIVIDEIHSFLGADRGIQLKSILARLKPLNSEKALVVGLSATIGDYAQAKAMTGDEANTKVLLDKSAKEIDVRLRYHLSDGADLPADLLNNLYFETKDHKVLIFPNSRSRCEEVAVKLKRRSEKVKGHPYYFSHHSSIHKELREYIETFAKTNVRYPFAIACTSTLELGIDIGSVDMVVQIDSVQSISSLVQRLGRSGRREGEKSKLLFYATNPWSLLQTLACLDLFDEGYIEPLRPAKKSYDILLHQVLAYVKQFSECDFNKLWENIQSNHAFTDIEEHELRDIVAWLLETNLLEKINRQLIIGVDGEYIVNSKDFYTVFKTEPAYKILHQEKPIGEMPFSPQLEVNENILLAAKIWKIIDIDHKAAKISVTPASDGKKPAFSGNGGIVHSKIRERMLEVLVAKKELTGMDEIASEALRQLRKEFSGFAIECLEDDRPVLYKDNVIKFFTFQGTLVNRTLNFFFRKLNLNFTYEESDSSFTFRELSQELSDIFQQSIELHVDLMAHVAADFKANPSLLSFSKWGEHLPVEYQVELLTTKYYDFENAQNFLSRINLVTIT, from the coding sequence GTGTTTGAGTTACTGTCTGAACCGATAAGAAAATACATTCGCGACAAGCGATGGGAGTATCTGCGCCCAATTCAGGCAGCAGCGATAAAAAAAATACTTTCGTCCGACGAGCACGTTATTTTGGCTTCTCGTACCGCCTCCGGAAAAACGGAAGCGGCTTTCCTTCCCATCTTGTCCAAAGTAGATTTCCGACAACCCGGTGTGAAGGTCATTTACATTTCACCGCTCATCGCGCTGATTAATGATCAGTTTCAGCGGATCGAAGATCTATGTTCATATCTGGATGTCAAGGTAACAAAGTGGCATGGTGAGGCAAGCCGCAGCCTGAAAGAGCAGCTCATAAAGAATCCAAGTGGCGTGCTTCTGATTACGCCGGAGTCCTTGGAAGCTATGCTTGTAAATTCGCCTCAAAACGCACGCAAGTTGTTCGGCTCAGTCAGTTACATTGTTATTGATGAAATTCACTCTTTTTTGGGCGCTGATCGGGGTATCCAACTGAAATCCATTCTTGCACGTCTAAAACCTCTGAATTCTGAAAAGGCACTTGTTGTCGGGTTATCGGCCACGATCGGAGATTATGCGCAGGCCAAGGCTATGACGGGGGATGAAGCCAACACCAAGGTCTTGCTAGACAAGTCGGCAAAGGAGATAGATGTTAGGCTAAGATATCATTTGTCGGATGGTGCAGACCTGCCAGCTGATCTGCTGAATAACCTTTATTTCGAAACGAAAGACCATAAAGTCCTGATTTTTCCCAATAGCAGAAGTCGTTGTGAAGAGGTAGCTGTCAAGCTTAAAAGACGTTCAGAGAAGGTGAAAGGGCATCCTTATTATTTTTCACATCATTCTTCAATTCACAAAGAACTACGAGAGTACATTGAGACATTTGCCAAAACAAATGTCAGATACCCTTTTGCAATAGCCTGCACCTCGACATTGGAACTTGGCATTGACATTGGATCGGTGGATATGGTCGTTCAGATTGATTCGGTTCAATCCATATCGTCTTTAGTACAAAGGCTTGGGAGAAGCGGGCGGCGCGAAGGTGAAAAAAGCAAGCTGCTCTTCTATGCGACAAATCCTTGGTCGCTGTTACAGACACTAGCCTGCTTAGATCTTTTTGACGAGGGCTATATCGAGCCGCTTCGACCAGCGAAGAAATCATACGATATTCTTCTTCATCAGGTACTTGCTTATGTCAAGCAGTTCTCCGAATGCGATTTCAACAAACTTTGGGAAAATATTCAGAGCAATCATGCTTTTACGGATATCGAAGAGCATGAGCTTAGAGACATTGTAGCGTGGTTGTTGGAAACAAATCTATTAGAGAAGATCAATAGGCAACTCATCATTGGTGTCGATGGGGAATACATTGTAAATTCTAAGGACTTCTATACGGTTTTTAAAACAGAGCCAGCCTATAAAATACTTCATCAGGAAAAACCAATTGGGGAGATGCCGTTTTCTCCTCAGCTGGAAGTGAATGAGAACATATTGCTGGCCGCGAAAATTTGGAAAATTATTGACATTGATCACAAGGCCGCCAAAATCAGTGTCACGCCAGCAAGTGACGGCAAGAAACCAGCATTCTCCGGAAATGGTGGCATTGTGCATTCCAAAATTCGCGAGAGAATGTTGGAAGTTTTAGTTGCGAAAAAGGAGCTGACCGGGATGGATGAGATTGCATCCGAAGCCTTACGGCAACTACGAAAAGAGTTTTCAGGATTTGCTATTGAGTGTCTTGAAGATGACAGGCCCGTTCTCTACAAAGACAACGTTATAAAATTCTTCACTTTCCAAGGCACCCTTGTGAATCGTACGCTAAATTTCTTCTTTCGGAAGCTTAATCTAAACTTTACGTATGAAGAATCTGATAGTAGTTTCACCTTTCGAGAGTTGTCTCAGGAGTTGTCAGATATTTTTCAACAATCGATCGAGCTTCATGTTGACTTAATGGCGCATGTCGCAGCAGACTTTAAAGCAAATCCATCCTTATTATCTTTTTCCAAATGGGGCGAGCATTTGCCTGTTGAATATCAAGTAGAGCTTTTAACTACAAAATACTACGACTTCGAAAATGCCCAAAATTTTCTAAGCCGAATAAATCTTGTAACGATTACGTAG
- a CDS encoding ATP-binding protein — MITNVKPKEATAIINSLLGGVVPKIGVQHITVGRSDEVEAFLKALDDVKNGHSIVKFWIGDFGSGKSFMLHLLNTVALKQKFVVANADFTPDNRLYSNDGKAVALYAAIMDNIAIQTKPEGGALSTLLDKWIEQIMMQTATSHNISLGEIRDEKHSQLIQQNIVRTVNEITEVGGFDFSWVITKYYDGFIKEDDALRRNALKWLKGEYRTRTEARQDLGVRDIINDLNFYDMLKNFCKLFVSIGYAGFMINLDEAINLYKISTSVMREKNYEKILTIYNDCFQGKVSNLFINFAGTKEVLENPRRGLFSYQALKSRLETNKFETLEIRDFAQPVIRLLPLDNNEIFVLLKKLKAVFDFHYSVELDISDGDIHQFMEELYNKPGAAEFLTPREVIRDFLNILSIIRQNPGVDKSKLFGEIEIHDERPDESIFADIEEL; from the coding sequence ATGATTACCAACGTAAAACCCAAAGAAGCTACCGCTATCATTAATTCATTACTTGGAGGCGTTGTGCCGAAGATTGGTGTACAACATATCACCGTCGGACGATCGGACGAAGTTGAAGCTTTTTTAAAAGCACTCGATGATGTGAAAAATGGTCATAGCATTGTGAAATTCTGGATCGGAGATTTTGGATCCGGCAAGTCCTTCATGCTCCACCTTCTGAATACAGTTGCGCTCAAACAGAAGTTTGTGGTTGCCAACGCGGACTTTACACCTGACAACCGTCTCTATTCCAACGACGGGAAGGCAGTTGCGTTGTACGCAGCAATCATGGATAATATCGCGATCCAGACAAAACCCGAGGGAGGTGCATTATCTACCTTGCTGGACAAATGGATCGAGCAAATTATGATGCAGACTGCTACGAGCCACAATATCAGCCTCGGCGAGATTCGTGATGAAAAGCATAGCCAACTCATTCAGCAAAACATCGTTCGTACCGTCAACGAGATTACTGAGGTCGGCGGATTTGATTTCAGCTGGGTAATTACCAAATATTACGACGGATTTATCAAAGAGGATGACGCTTTACGGCGGAACGCGTTGAAGTGGCTCAAAGGCGAATACAGAACCAGGACAGAAGCCAGGCAGGATTTGGGCGTGCGGGATATAATCAACGACCTCAATTTCTATGACATGCTCAAAAACTTCTGCAAGTTGTTTGTGAGCATAGGCTATGCTGGGTTCATGATTAACTTGGATGAAGCGATCAATTTATACAAGATCTCTACCTCAGTCATGCGTGAGAAGAATTATGAGAAGATTCTTACGATCTACAATGATTGCTTTCAAGGAAAGGTCAGCAATCTGTTTATCAACTTTGCGGGAACTAAGGAGGTTCTTGAAAATCCAAGACGTGGCCTTTTTAGTTATCAGGCCTTAAAGTCTAGATTAGAGACCAATAAGTTTGAAACTCTGGAAATCCGCGATTTTGCCCAACCTGTCATAAGACTACTTCCGCTGGATAACAATGAAATTTTCGTTTTGCTCAAAAAACTAAAAGCGGTCTTCGATTTTCACTACTCTGTCGAGCTTGACATTTCAGATGGCGACATACACCAGTTTATGGAAGAGCTGTACAACAAACCTGGCGCGGCAGAATTCCTAACTCCTCGCGAAGTTATTCGTGATTTTCTGAATATTCTGAGCATTATTAGACAGAATCCTGGGGTGGACAAAAGCAAGTTGTTCGGCGAGATCGAAATTCACGACGAGAGACCGGACGAATCAATCTTTGCCGACATTGAAGAACTTTAA
- a CDS encoding tellurite resistance TerB C-terminal domain-containing protein, with protein MASFAPILMLQEVRGLESRAMHWKTRLAIYHNYFYIRFANPQTMTFFIIILGIVIFYLIVKTDKQAPSNPPTSNINSSHRTGRQTEAESPRYMTTQDVRAQRAKMASWSDLEKTVNKPTVFQDETIIEVSPDPVRISYENYYADFESRSVYTPAYDADEYKLGKKYKEKLALTKQEVGWLNKFWNDANVFNSIEGCETEIVKLYIASIKKINSFLKKEASTLSREIEAIAQKSLEFQKSQTTYWTDYDVRNHKESVEKEAYQVIYKRCESVVRDQWNHKRKIQAEFYPYSPEIKALFDERLAVVIDDAVKKCSPHVGEPDDLTEIALNETGTGRWKIYFEAITKNQLADENETISQLYRLGELNSKNPHVEHVFYEASKFLATRNKAESLRFYLHYIWHDLNSKQVDSKQLNKTIQKRLFSKQQEFEQFQSIVDELVNTKDLQKALTGVSSIYAPKRRSIAIDISAVQLVEKQHAGTVSILSQYLRDENELVSDNLESPTDDELIIVVDSASPPAESNVEESAVNLSAVQRQCLQLFESEEFSVEFDKIESFAKQNGLFKNQLIDGINDQCMELLDDVLIEENEEGFEVNVNYYKKIFAA; from the coding sequence ATGGCCAGTTTTGCTCCGATTTTGATGTTACAGGAAGTTCGTGGCTTGGAGTCACGAGCAATGCACTGGAAGACGAGACTGGCGATTTATCACAACTATTTCTATATTAGGTTTGCAAACCCTCAAACCATGACATTTTTTATTATTATTCTGGGCATTGTCATTTTCTATCTCATAGTAAAGACAGATAAGCAGGCACCTTCCAATCCGCCGACTTCAAACATTAATTCTAGCCATCGCACCGGCAGGCAAACAGAGGCAGAGTCCCCACGATATATGACGACACAAGATGTCCGTGCTCAGCGCGCGAAAATGGCATCATGGTCTGACCTGGAGAAAACAGTGAACAAACCCACAGTCTTTCAAGATGAGACCATTATTGAGGTTTCGCCAGATCCCGTTCGAATCTCTTATGAGAATTACTATGCTGATTTCGAGAGCAGATCAGTATACACGCCAGCTTACGATGCCGATGAATATAAACTTGGCAAAAAATACAAGGAAAAACTTGCTCTCACGAAACAAGAGGTCGGCTGGTTAAACAAATTTTGGAATGACGCCAACGTATTCAATTCCATTGAAGGTTGTGAAACGGAAATTGTAAAGTTGTATATCGCGTCGATAAAGAAAATCAACAGCTTTCTAAAGAAGGAAGCCTCCACGTTGAGTCGCGAGATTGAAGCGATAGCACAGAAGTCGCTGGAGTTTCAAAAATCCCAAACGACTTATTGGACCGACTATGATGTCCGAAACCATAAGGAGTCTGTTGAGAAGGAAGCCTACCAAGTCATTTACAAGAGATGTGAATCAGTTGTCCGGGATCAATGGAACCACAAACGCAAAATACAGGCGGAATTTTACCCTTACTCTCCTGAGATCAAAGCGTTATTTGATGAACGATTGGCCGTAGTCATTGACGATGCTGTCAAAAAGTGTTCGCCGCACGTAGGCGAGCCGGATGATTTGACGGAAATTGCTCTGAACGAAACAGGGACTGGTAGATGGAAGATATATTTCGAAGCAATTACAAAAAATCAGCTGGCAGACGAAAATGAGACGATCTCACAGCTCTATCGCTTGGGAGAATTAAATTCAAAAAATCCTCATGTTGAGCACGTTTTCTACGAAGCGTCTAAATTTCTAGCAACTCGGAACAAGGCAGAGAGCCTAAGATTCTATCTACATTATATCTGGCACGACCTCAACTCTAAACAAGTTGACAGCAAGCAGCTGAATAAAACAATTCAAAAAAGGCTTTTCTCAAAACAGCAGGAATTCGAACAATTCCAATCCATTGTTGACGAATTAGTTAACACAAAGGACTTGCAAAAGGCCTTAACGGGTGTATCCAGTATTTATGCACCCAAAAGAAGGTCGATAGCTATTGATATCTCGGCGGTTCAATTAGTTGAAAAACAGCACGCGGGAACAGTTAGTATTTTAAGCCAGTATTTGCGGGACGAAAATGAGCTGGTAAGCGATAATCTTGAATCGCCGACAGATGATGAACTGATCATAGTAGTCGATTCAGCTTCCCCACCTGCCGAATCAAACGTTGAAGAAAGCGCCGTAAACCTGTCTGCTGTACAACGCCAGTGTCTTCAACTCTTTGAAAGCGAGGAATTCTCCGTGGAATTTGATAAAATAGAATCTTTCGCAAAACAGAATGGGCTTTTTAAAAATCAATTGATCGACGGCATCAACGACCAGTGCATGGAGTTGCTTGATGACGTATTGATTGAGGAGAATGAAGAGGGATTCGAAGTTAATGTAAATTATTATAAAAAGATTTTTGCTGCATGA
- a CDS encoding BRCT domain-containing protein — protein sequence MLNTSHFDIYDSGSFRQFCGPAQVHKDLNTLYGLIVGIQADGHINDSEIEMLRGWIGSVSSLQAKAPYNKFVAKINAIISDGVVTAEEAEDLIWLCKNFLDYNRNPYYDVITSSTQQLGGFLAGISADKTINIEELTALGNWSSENAPMFKTWPFDTLLPAIERIQAERQLSAEDHSELLTFCQSITSIKPAEQKKVNIPIKLPEQQVSILIQECTFCFTGESSRYSRKELAQIVEMYGGIAADSVTAKLHYLVICDVRNPAWAFEMYGRKVEKAMNMKKKGAGPEVVFEEDLFAALSDLGLLRT from the coding sequence ATGCTCAACACCTCCCACTTCGACATTTACGATAGCGGTTCGTTCCGCCAATTCTGCGGGCCGGCTCAGGTTCACAAAGATTTGAATACGCTTTACGGGCTGATTGTCGGCATTCAGGCTGATGGTCACATTAATGACAGCGAGATTGAAATGCTCCGCGGGTGGATCGGCTCTGTTTCCAGCTTGCAGGCCAAAGCTCCTTACAACAAGTTTGTCGCCAAGATCAATGCCATTATCAGCGATGGTGTCGTTACGGCAGAAGAGGCGGAGGACTTGATCTGGCTTTGCAAGAATTTCCTGGATTACAACCGGAATCCCTATTATGATGTGATAACCTCTTCGACGCAGCAGCTAGGCGGCTTTCTGGCCGGGATTTCGGCGGACAAAACGATCAACATCGAAGAGCTCACTGCCCTCGGCAACTGGTCATCCGAAAATGCGCCGATGTTCAAAACCTGGCCCTTTGACACGCTGCTGCCCGCCATTGAGCGAATTCAGGCCGAAAGGCAACTCTCGGCCGAGGATCACAGCGAGCTGCTCACATTCTGCCAATCCATTACATCCATCAAACCAGCCGAGCAAAAAAAGGTGAACATCCCCATCAAGTTGCCGGAGCAACAGGTTTCGATCCTGATACAGGAATGCACCTTTTGTTTTACCGGAGAGTCTTCGAGGTATTCGCGGAAGGAACTGGCGCAGATTGTTGAAATGTACGGAGGCATTGCCGCCGACTCGGTGACTGCAAAACTGCACTACCTGGTGATATGCGACGTGCGAAATCCTGCCTGGGCATTTGAAATGTATGGGAGGAAGGTAGAAAAGGCCATGAATATGAAGAAGAAAGGCGCCGGGCCGGAAGTGGTTTTTGAGGAGGATTTGTTTGCGGCTCTGAGTGATTTAGGGCTCTTACGTACCTAA
- a CDS encoding DUF4238 domain-containing protein codes for MASKDHHIIPQVFLKKFTNVNGQLFRLKVRQPFAHARKPFFPAAVGYEKNYYKVDQFYFDLSSDVVDPLYVENTLNQSYEGDFLELWKILENETPTISMDEKIRLSDIIIHLRTRTKYVRNAVFDEAGNKKLQDSFKKNFTDLALEGENYELYKGLLKNSDAMDDLATLMFAQRTPKDLHNTFLINNSLQPETRHREIMIEKHVNSVWTVLTCENDHQFILSDNPGFLQTEKGYAPMAGPFEFIFPINSRKYLHMKHYGYPIQNTDIQKVLYEKAPTETVTLFNSLVAWNCVDDIYASNSDHLQKVKRVFDEWKSIEEKRHGV; via the coding sequence ATGGCCTCAAAAGATCATCACATAATCCCACAAGTTTTTTTAAAAAAGTTCACCAATGTGAATGGTCAACTCTTCCGACTTAAGGTTCGACAACCATTTGCTCATGCTAGAAAGCCATTCTTTCCGGCGGCCGTTGGGTATGAGAAGAATTACTATAAAGTCGACCAATTTTATTTTGATTTGTCATCGGATGTTGTGGATCCCTTGTACGTCGAAAATACCTTGAACCAGTCCTACGAGGGTGATTTTTTGGAGCTGTGGAAGATTCTTGAAAATGAGACTCCTACAATTTCCATGGATGAGAAGATTAGGCTAAGTGATATTATCATTCATTTGAGAACCAGAACGAAATATGTACGAAATGCGGTTTTTGACGAGGCGGGAAACAAAAAATTGCAGGATTCTTTTAAGAAAAACTTCACTGATTTGGCCCTCGAGGGTGAAAACTATGAACTATACAAAGGCCTTTTGAAAAATTCAGATGCCATGGATGACTTAGCTACGTTAATGTTTGCGCAGCGAACTCCCAAGGATCTTCACAATACCTTTCTGATTAATAATTCCCTCCAACCGGAAACTCGGCATCGGGAAATAATGATAGAAAAACATGTTAACAGTGTTTGGACTGTTTTGACTTGCGAGAATGATCATCAGTTTATCCTTTCGGACAATCCTGGATTTTTGCAGACTGAGAAAGGTTATGCGCCAATGGCGGGTCCATTTGAGTTTATTTTTCCAATTAATTCTCGTAAGTACCTTCACATGAAGCATTATGGATATCCCATTCAAAACACTGATATTCAGAAGGTTCTTTATGAAAAGGCACCGACAGAAACGGTCACACTGTTTAATTCTTTAGTAGCGTGGAATTGCGTAGATGATATTTATGCAAGCAATTCTGACCATCTGCAAAAAGTTAAGAGAGTGTTCGATGAATGGAAGTCTATTGAAGAAAAAAGGCATGGTGTTTAG
- a CDS encoding DUF4134 domain-containing protein: MKCGKAALSIRAKQVWASALLAVVTTVVKAQDGAAGISEADSQVRSYFEPGTQLMYAIGAVLGLVGAVKVFQKWNAGDNDTGKVAAAWFGSCIFLVVVATVLQSFFGL, translated from the coding sequence ATGAAATGTGGGAAAGCAGCCCTTTCGATCAGGGCAAAACAAGTATGGGCATCAGCATTGCTCGCAGTGGTGACAACCGTGGTCAAAGCGCAAGACGGTGCGGCAGGTATTTCAGAAGCGGACAGCCAGGTGCGTAGCTATTTTGAGCCGGGTACACAGCTTATGTATGCCATTGGCGCGGTACTTGGTCTAGTAGGCGCAGTGAAGGTCTTCCAGAAATGGAATGCCGGGGACAATGATACCGGCAAGGTCGCAGCGGCGTGGTTTGGCAGCTGCATTTTCCTCGTAGTGGTGGCTACTGTGCTGCAATCTTTCTTCGGCCTATAA
- a CDS encoding DUF4133 domain-containing protein yields MAGTSVYQINKGINTSIEFKGLKAQYIWYMGGAAIVLFAIYTLLYICGIRSYICVGIVVCLGIPMIMGIYHLSSAYGEHGVTKMLARRSIPRYVKSNSRRIFKTSTINGKVTG; encoded by the coding sequence ATGGCGGGCACAAGCGTTTACCAAATCAACAAGGGGATCAATACGTCCATTGAGTTCAAGGGTCTCAAAGCGCAGTACATCTGGTATATGGGTGGGGCGGCAATCGTGTTGTTTGCAATTTATACACTGCTGTATATCTGCGGGATCCGTTCTTACATCTGCGTGGGGATTGTGGTTTGCCTGGGTATTCCGATGATCATGGGGATTTACCATTTGAGCTCGGCATATGGAGAGCATGGCGTCACCAAGATGCTGGCGCGGCGAAGTATTCCCAGATATGTGAAGTCTAATTCGAGGCGCATTTTCAAAACCAGCACGATTAATGGAAAAGTTACTGGATGA
- a CDS encoding TraG family conjugative transposon ATPase produces MEKLLDDLIPIMDVEHDCILSKQGDITVVFQADLPEIFTLSDHDYEAFHQTWVKALRVLPAHSVFYKQDWFVDSRYQPDFSREDKSFLSMQSERHFNERPFLDHSCYIFITKKPANRKVSSSLVSNLVRPTLMPEETMDEKVLQDLHSCVGQFRHIMEDSGFVKLRRLKDNELWSSGAKAGIIEQYCYLSGKGEPLIKDMQFDENIRIGSQHCQLYTLADTEDLPATCGSQNSFDRYSTDKTKFSIGYASSLGQLLSCNHIYNQYIFIDDGPKTLRKMETKRLRLQSLAAYSRKNAIALDATNAFLNEAISGQRMPVRAHFNLLVWTEKQKELNELNNKVSAALAQMEAVAKKETTGAPQIYWAGIPGNAADFPMNETFDCFAEQASCFLNLETGYRSSISPVGLRLGDRLTGKPVHVDISDEPIKRGICTNRNKFILGPSGSGKSFFTNHMVRSYYEQGSHIVLVDVGHSYKGLCDLVNGYYFTYQETNPIKFNPFHIAEGDSLDTEKKESIKTLILALWKKDNEVFKRSEYVALSNALTLYYAYINEYEEFACFNTFYEFLRDEFVPILDEDKVKDRDFDVANLLYVLRPYYKGGEFDYLLNATENIDLLNERFIVFELDNIKDHPILFPVVTIIIMEVFISKMRKLKGIRKMILIEEAWVRREAA; encoded by the coding sequence ATGGAAAAGTTACTGGATGATCTGATCCCGATCATGGATGTGGAGCACGATTGTATCCTATCCAAGCAGGGAGACATCACGGTGGTATTTCAGGCAGATTTGCCTGAAATATTCACCCTCTCTGACCACGACTATGAGGCGTTTCACCAAACGTGGGTGAAAGCGCTCCGCGTGCTGCCAGCACATTCGGTCTTCTACAAGCAGGATTGGTTTGTCGACAGTCGCTATCAGCCGGACTTTTCCCGTGAAGACAAAAGTTTTTTGTCCATGCAAAGCGAGCGGCATTTCAACGAGCGGCCGTTTTTGGATCACAGCTGCTACATCTTCATCACCAAAAAGCCAGCAAACCGGAAGGTTTCCAGCTCGCTGGTATCAAACCTGGTCAGGCCAACGCTGATGCCCGAGGAAACGATGGACGAGAAAGTATTGCAGGATCTGCATAGCTGTGTCGGCCAGTTCCGCCACATCATGGAAGACAGCGGATTTGTAAAGCTGCGCAGATTGAAAGACAATGAGCTTTGGAGCAGCGGCGCGAAGGCAGGAATCATTGAACAGTATTGTTACCTTTCCGGCAAAGGTGAGCCATTGATCAAGGATATGCAGTTTGATGAAAACATCCGGATCGGCAGCCAGCACTGTCAGCTCTACACGCTGGCAGATACCGAAGACTTACCGGCAACCTGCGGTTCGCAAAACAGCTTCGATCGGTACTCAACCGACAAGACCAAATTTAGCATTGGGTACGCTTCCTCATTGGGCCAACTTTTGAGCTGCAACCACATTTACAACCAATACATTTTCATCGACGACGGGCCGAAAACGCTCAGGAAGATGGAAACCAAAAGGTTGCGGCTCCAATCGCTGGCAGCTTATTCCCGAAAGAATGCGATTGCGCTCGACGCAACAAATGCATTTCTGAATGAAGCTATATCAGGACAGCGGATGCCGGTGAGGGCGCATTTCAATCTGCTGGTTTGGACTGAAAAGCAGAAAGAACTCAACGAGCTGAACAACAAAGTTTCCGCAGCACTAGCCCAAATGGAAGCTGTCGCAAAAAAGGAGACAACTGGTGCACCCCAGATTTATTGGGCAGGCATTCCCGGCAACGCGGCGGATTTTCCAATGAATGAGACGTTTGATTGTTTCGCCGAGCAGGCTTCGTGCTTTCTGAACCTGGAAACAGGTTATCGCTCTTCGATCAGTCCGGTCGGCTTACGGCTAGGTGATCGGCTCACCGGAAAACCTGTTCACGTCGACATCAGCGATGAGCCAATCAAAAGAGGGATCTGTACGAACCGGAACAAATTCATTCTCGGGCCCTCCGGAAGTGGCAAGTCGTTTTTCACCAACCACATGGTCAGGAGCTATTATGAGCAAGGCTCGCATATTGTGCTGGTGGATGTGGGGCACTCTTACAAAGGCTTGTGTGATCTGGTGAATGGCTACTATTTCACATATCAGGAAACCAATCCAATCAAGTTTAACCCGTTCCATATCGCAGAGGGGGACTCGCTGGATACTGAAAAAAAGGAAAGCATCAAGACGCTGATCTTGGCACTTTGGAAAAAGGACAATGAGGTTTTTAAGCGGAGCGAATATGTGGCTTTGTCCAATGCGCTGACATTGTACTACGCCTACATTAATGAATACGAGGAATTCGCCTGTTTCAATACCTTCTACGAATTTCTGAGGGACGAGTTTGTGCCGATTCTGGACGAGGACAAAGTCAAAGATAGGGATTTTGATGTGGCCAATCTTCTTTATGTTTTGCGGCCATACTACAAGGGAGGGGAATTCGATTACCTGCTGAATGCGACCGAAAACATCGATCTACTGAACGAGCGGTTTATCGTCTTTGAGCTGGACAACATCAAAGATCACCCAATCCTGTTTCCGGTCGTAACGATCATTATCATGGAGGTTTTCATCAGCAAAATGAGGAAGCTGAAAGGGATCAGGAAGATGATATTGATTGAAGAAGCCTGGGTGCGACGAGAAGCCGCATAA